One Salvelinus namaycush isolate Seneca chromosome 4, SaNama_1.0, whole genome shotgun sequence genomic window carries:
- the LOC120046411 gene encoding heme-binding protein 1-like, with translation MFGMIKNSIFGNTEETDYKLLSSETKEGVSYEVRRYDGAKYASVSSEGRTFDQVTGELVRKLLVYNGGSNDQGEAMGTTAPVIITVYPRDDGVMSRRLVVSLRIPTNYQVSPPVPIDSAIRIEDRPGMTVYSLQFGGFAGETEYRAEASRLTKTLGETAPFQRKQYFCCTYDPPMKPYGRRNEVWFLQEEP, from the exons ATGTTTGGAATGATAAAGAATTCAATTTTCGGGAACACCGAAGAAACGGACTACAAATTGCTCAGCAGCGAGACCAAG GAGGGGGTCAGCTACGAGGTGCGGAGGTACGATGGTGCAAAGTATGCCTCAGTGAGCTCAGAGGGGCGGACGTTTGACCAGGTGACAGGGGAGCTAGTGAGGAAGCTTCTCGTGTACAATGGGGGAAGCAACGACCAAg GGGAGGCAATGGGGACGACAGCACCGGTTATCATCACAGTATATCCCAGGGACGATGGTGTGATGTCACGCCGTTTGGTGGTTAGCCTCAGGATTCCCACAAACTACCAAGTCAGTCCCCCTGTGCCCATCGACAGTGCCATCAGAATCGAGGATCGACCCGGCATGACTGTCTACTCACT GCAGTTTGGAGGCTTCGCAGGGGAGACTGAGTACCGAGCAGAGGCCTCTCGCCTAACCAAAACTCTTGGTGAGACTGCCCCCTTTCAGCGGAAACAGTACTTCTGCTGCACCTACGACCCGCCAATGAAACCCTACGGCCGACGCAACGAGGTGTGGTTCCTACAGGAGGAGCCATAA